The genomic region ACGACGGGGTAGCGCCGGCGCTGCGGATGCTGTCCTCGGCGACGGCGTCGAGCTCCCGGGTGGAGATGCCGGGCCGAACGGCGGCCCGCAGCACCTCGAGGGTGGTGCCGACCACCAGACCGGCGCGACGCATCGCGCCGACCTGCTCGGGCGTCTTGATCTCCAGCCCGCGGTCGAGAAATCCCATCGGCCGACCGGCGCCTAGCTCTCGGGAACGACGTCGAGGGCCTTGAAGACGCGCCGGGTGACCTCGTCGACCTCGCCCATGCCGTCGATCTCGACGAGCAGCCCGCGGTCGCGGTAGACGCCGATCAGCGGCTCGGTCTGCTCGGTGTAGAGCTCCTGGCGCCGACGGATGACGTCCTCGGTGTCGTCGGTCCGGCCCTCGACCTGGGCGCGCTGGAGCAGCCGGTTGACGATCTCGTCCTGGTCGACGGTCAGCACCACCACCGCGTCGAGCTGGTGGCCGGTGCCCCGGATCATCCCGTCCAGCTCCTCGACCTGGGCCAGCGTGCGCGGGTAGCCGTCGAGCAGGAAGCCGGGACCGGCGTCGTCCTCCTCGATGCGGTTGCGCACCATCTTGTTCGTGACCTCGTCGGGCACGTACTCCCCCGCGTCCATGAACCGCTTGGCCTCGACGCCGAGGGGCGTGCCCTCGGAGACGTTGCGGCGGAAGATGTCGCCGGTCGAGATGGCGGGGATACCGAAGTGCTCGGCGATGAACTTCGCCTGCGTGCCCTTACCGGCACCGGGCGGGCCCATGATGATCAGACGCATATCAGCGCAGGAATCCTTCGTAGTTGCGCTGCTGGAGCTGGCTCTCGATCTGCTTCACCGTGTCGAGGGCGACACCCACCATGATGAGGATGGACGTGCCACCGAAGGGGAAGTTCTGGTTCGCGTCGATGAGAACCAGGGCGATCAGCGGAATCAGGGAGATGAGACCGAGGTAGAGCGCGCCCGGCAGGGTGATGCGGGACAGGACGTAGGACAGGTAGTCCTCGGTCGGCTTCCCGGCCCGGATCCCGGGGATGAAGCCGCCGTACTTCTTCATGTTGTCGGCCACCTCGTGCGGGTTGAAGGTGATCGACACGTAGAAGTAGGTGAAGAAGACGATCAGGAGGAAGAACGTCGCCATATACAGCGGGTGTCCACCGGTGACGAAGTAGTCGTTGACCCAGCCCACCCAGGCAGCGCCGCTGTTCTGGTTGAACTGCACGGCCATCGCCGGGAGGTAGAGCAGCGAGGAGGCGAAGATGACCGGGATGATGCCGGCCTGGTTCACCTTCAGCGGGATGTAGGTCGAGCTGCCGCCGAACATCTTGCGGCCGACCATCCGGCGGGCGTACTGCACCGGGATCCGGCGCTGCGCCTGCTC from Nocardioides pantholopis harbors:
- a CDS encoding adenylate kinase, giving the protein MRLIIMGPPGAGKGTQAKFIAEHFGIPAISTGDIFRRNVSEGTPLGVEAKRFMDAGEYVPDEVTNKMVRNRIEEDDAGPGFLLDGYPRTLAQVEELDGMIRGTGHQLDAVVVLTVDQDEIVNRLLQRAQVEGRTDDTEDVIRRRQELYTEQTEPLIGVYRDRGLLVEIDGMGEVDEVTRRVFKALDVVPES